AAAAGCTATCAACAGAATCATTATTTGTATCATTGTCTTTGTATGGCAGATATTAATTACAGTTGTTAGAACTGTTATAGGTTAATATGTAACATAAGTGCTCAGATGCTGGCTGCTGTTGTATTTGCAGAGTCTATGTATAATCATTTACAGTAAAATGGCTGTCCAAACCTAACATGGCTGCCCACAACAAGGAGTGAGAGTTAGGAAGTCAATCATTAACTTCATAATGACACCATGCCAACAGGCTCTGCTCTTTTACAACATGTTTGTGTAGAACATCATTGTGTGGTACAGCGTTCAGTAGATTTTCTAGCAAATTCAACAACAATATTTTTATTGTCAAAGTATTTTTCTgccttctctctgactctctgtttcttctgtttTAGCAAGTCTTTGTCCTCTCTTATCCGTTTCACTTGTCCCTGCAGGTCATCtatctctttctgtttttcttgtAAATAAGAGTCTTTCAGATCCAGTGCCTTCATTGCTCGCTCTAATTGTGACTCCAGATCTTCCTTCTCTTTCAGTTATTTTTCGTACCCTCTTTTcagttcttcctctctcctctggatGGCTGTCTCCACTTTTTGGTACATGTCATTGGTGTAACAGCTCCCTTCATTCTCTTTCACCATGGCTGTTACTTTATCCATCAGCTGCTTTACTTGCTCACGGTCGTCTGTGTTCTCATTGTTGAAGACGTGGTGTCTGTTTCCACAAGTCTCAACAAGCTGCTGCAGACCTTCACCAGCCGCCTGGATAAAGTCCTCAAtgcttttcttctttttctccagtgtgtctccaTGGGTGAAGAGAATCATGGTGTGTCTCACTGCTGCTTCTCCAAAGATGTTCCTGATCCTTGCAACAGGGGTGTGGTCTTCGTCTGTAAAACGACCAAGAGCAACAACAAGCAGGAAGACATGGggtccaggagaggagagggcgatGCACTCCACCAGTTGGGTCCTCACTGAAGACTCTGGGAGTTGAGTGTCAAACAGACCAGGGGTGTCAATGACTGCAATGCTCATCTCTGTCTCACTGCTCCTATCACATTGTTTGGTCACAGACTCTGCAGCAAAATCTACTTTGAACTCAGTTCTCcccaggatggtgtttcctgATGCACTCTTCCCTGCTCCTGTCTTCCCCACCAGAACAATACTCAGCTCGGAAACTACAAATCAAACAAACATCATTTTAGTTCAAGCCCATAACATCCACCTTATtgttttactgtatgtgtgtgtgttaattaacAGCTATATTTTTATCAAACTAGGCCTACCTTACATTCTAAAGGAGACATCATGCTGGCTCTTCTCTCGTTTCTGCTTGAGCTCGCTGTAATATAATTAACACGTTTGCATCAACATATTGCTAAAGACATCACTAAGACAAATCACATTTCAGATAGgattaattgaaaataaaaagtaaacagCACAAAACAACTGTCAGTGTATTTGGCCGTAAGCCCAGGCAGTGACCCAGTCAACCAGAGCAAGAGCTCATTTGCAGTTGGAGTTTACTGTTTGAGCCTGAATGCAGGCTATTATATGTTTAGAAAAATGTTTCTCCACGAATGATCAGTGAGTAAATTAAATGGTAGTTAAACACCTGGTAGGTAAAATTCTAATTTAGTAAGGGACTGTTGTCACAcactgactttagttatatttgttttctttattttttggttaggtcattgtgtgacaagggtggtttgtttagtatttgtatttgtctagttgtttttgtcttgtctaggggtgtTGTCTATCTATGGGGATTTGGTATGGTCTAGggattgtaggtttatggtggcttgaattggttcccaatcagagacagctgtttcttgttgtctctgattggggagcctatttaggttgccattttccatgttggttttgtgggtagatgttttctgtctctgtgtctgtaccagacaggactgtttcgtttgttccgctttgttattttttgttctagtgttcagctgtattaaaaatcatgaacacgtaccacgctgcaccttggtcctctccttcttcctcagacgaacatcgttacaaCTGTAGGCCTAAGTTATTTATTACCTTTGAAATAACATTATTTTTTCATTCTTGTGGTACCAAAATTATATGAAATCCAACAGATCAAAATTAACattaatcaaattaaatcacatgtattgatcacatgtaataaatacaacaggtgtagactacagtgaaatgcttacctacgagTCCATCCCAACAGTgataaaaagtaagacaaaatatttgcaCTCAGAAAaagagtaacacaataaaaacaataacaaggctatataaagGAGTACCgcgtcaatgtgcaggggtatgaggtagttgagaTGGACttatgttttgtaaaaaaaaaaacattattatacACCAAAGTGAGTTACAGTAAATTAAACACAGTATGGAGTCTAGTGACTTTTCAAAATGGCGTGTTGTACTTTGAACATTTGGGGGGATAAATCACCCGAATGTACGCAATCCCCAACACCCATTGTGAGAATAAACAACAATGTAAACCTTATGTCATCATTATGCACTTACGGTCATGTTTTTCACATTGTGAAGTCGCCATCGCCGTCAATGTTGCCTGaaattccaaaatgtattaaCAACTTTGTTGGATTAATCTTTWGTCATGTGCATAGTACCGCCTAGTACAGTTTGAGATGAGCATGAAAGCCACAATCTGTAATTCGTCTTGCAGGCTAACTGCAGACCAACCCCTTTTTTTAATGCCATaaagaggggtgggcctggagaaatgtacaAATTCTTAAACACATAAATAtgctatagatgcaaggactggaAGTCTGTGAAATGAACATGTATAGTTTAATAAATATGTTCTGTCTAGCTATAAATGTTTTGGGTTACAAAAACTTTTTTTACAAATAATGGAGTAAAACAACTTAATTGTTGTAGTTATTCTGACTCAAGCTCATGAAGCAGTTATATTCAAGCTCATGAGACGAGTTCtatttgtaaataataatttggtgtGTATAATTTATTGAAATTACCAATGAACAGCAGTAATAATACAGATTGCGCCTTTAATATTGTGGGCGACCCATTTAAATTCACATAGTTAAGGTAAATTATAGATCTGTTATTCGCATGAAAGCAAGACTGATAAGCGGTGGATGGGTTCTATtagcgctatttctatgcttcccgtagTTTACATTTTTACTTTCGCTTTTTTACGAGATTAAAACAACTGAAAATACGACTTAAATAGATATTTAACAGCTATTTAGATTGAGCAATTATTCTCTACATTATACCAGGTRAAGGCAGAGCGAGTTCTACATGTTGAACCGTGTAGTCCAGAGCTTCCATTTTTATCCAAAGGTTGCTACGTGTATTTCTAGGTTGGTGTTTAGTGTACATTGACTGTAGACTACATTGTACCATCAAACGATTGATAATGTTAAATCAGTAGCGTGATGATTGTACCAGATATGTCTTCATTGTAATCTACATGGATTACATTTTCCTGAGGACAAAGATGAGGTTCCAGGGGCTTGTTGAACCCTCAATGTTAGAGTATATATTACACTTGTTATAATGTCCAGTGCACAGTGCCCAACACACAGgaagtaataataaaaacaaagtgCATTGCTCATCATAATCAATAAAACAAATAACAGGAAGGCTGTGCGTCTTAAAAAATGTGCCTATTTCACACCGACTTTCCCTCTGAAGACTGGTTGTACCTGGTGCATGTTTGAAGGGATGGCAAACTGGTTGAACTGATGTCTATCATTCTTGTTTGAAAGGTTCAGTCAACTGTAAATGGTATGTACAATGACAATAAGATATAACAAATAAAGAGTtgcacactatatatatataNTTTCACCTACGGACAGTCTTATTCAGGAATTAGATCGTCATTTAACTCTTACTTTACCAATGCAGAAGAAATGTCTTCAGCAAATGGCAGACACTGTGTTGGTTTGTATTTAAACGTTGGTTTATTAACATCTAATTTGTCCATTTAATTCACAACAAATGACCGTCATTGATCAATAGATTAGTCCTTGTTAAATTAGAGAGATGTAACTGCTCCAGAAGACCATGTTGTATGTTTTTACTGAACCTGTGTTCAACTAGACAAGTCAGTCAAGAAGAAATTATTAtctgcaatgacggcctacctctcccaaacccaaacccacatgacgctgggacaattgtgggcagccctatgggactcccggtcacggccgggtgtgatacagcctggaattgaaccagggactgtactgacgcctcctgcactgagatgaagtgcatcgctgtgccactcgggagccccattttAAAGCATTATCATTTCATTTGACATTTGGCTCAATACCCTCATTATTAACCATTATTAAAAGGGCAGTGCAGTAGAAACGTGATTTCCTGTATTTTCTATATATCACTATTaagtcgtttattattttgtagtttgttcaagtgtattttcgtcttcgttattattataaaaatgattatgtattcaacccacgctgcattttggtccgatccttgctcctcctcagacgaggaggaagacgaacgttacagaatcacccaccaaccatggaccaagcagcgtggtaacagggagcaacagcagcagcagcagcggcagaaATCTCAacactcctggacatgggaggagattttaaacggagaaggaccctgggcacaggctggggaatatagccgccccaaagctgagctggagggagcaaaagctgagcggcggcgatatgaggaggcagcacggcagcgcgacagatacgagaggcagccccagaatttattttggggggaggataaagaggagtgtggctaagccaggtagaaGACCTGAGCTCACGCCTCGTGCTTATCATAAGCAgtgcgttactggtcaggcaccgtgttatgcggttaagtgcacggtgtcgccagtgcgtgcccatagcccggtgcgctatagggcagccccccgaaagtgtcatgtgagtgtgggcatccagccagggcgtattgtgcctgctcagggcgtctggtctccggtacgcagtttcggtccagggtatcctgcgccggctctgcgtgctgtgtctccggggcgctgggagggtgcagtgcgtcctatgcctacgctccgctcgtaccggacaaatgtgggagtggagcctaagggagaggtgcgcgtagtaggcactagctctccagtgctcacccacagcccggttcaacctgtgcctgcactctcgAGGGTCCGGGCTGGAGTAGTATTCCAGCTTGGGGGAGTAGTGCCAAGGCTGCGCaacagagctccagtgctcccccacagcccagtccttcaggtgcctcctcctaacaccaagcctcctgtaggtctcctcagcctggtgggtcctgtggcacacccacgcaccaggctgtctctccgtctcctccctacaggtgtgcccgtctgcccagcgccgcctgcactgTCCATCTTTCCAGCGCCGCCAGCActtcccgtctgcccagcgccgcctgcactgcccgtctgcccagcgccgcctgcactgcccgtctgcccagcgccgcctgcccGGCCATGATCAAACTGAAAATGACCTCACGACCTGGGTGGACATTAACCCAATCATAGCGCAGTAATGATACGACGGTAGAAACGCTAACCAATCCAATTCAGTATTGTTGAACACATATGATATTACCTCCCCgcttcttttaaaaaaaaaaaaacatgttgtacATATTTTTTAAGCATTTCATTTGAATACAATGCTCTGTAGTTTAACAAGGTACAGTAACCCATTATCTTTGTGGACCACTGGATAGAGGTTGTTTCTCAGTTTTGTGTGATGAGAAaaagtgtggttgaatttatttctgccgctgtcttcttattgtctctgccttttGGCTTATATATATCATGGTCGCAAGGAAAATAtaattaacaggttatagagcaaacaacgcaactATACCAACACGtaatatgttttttttggggggaggggcggGCTTCcctagtgattttacccacaccctacacatacaaacatacagtaccatgtCCAGTCAGCCACACTGGAATGAATAAAAATGACACCATATCAGATTCTATCCTCCAAGGGCACACCAAACCTTCACATGCCATGAGGATCTGTAGACTGACCCAAACGTAAGGTATGTATCAGCCAAACCCCGCCTCCAACTGCAATTATGTACACCTGGAGACAAATACATACACCTGGGTTAATTAAGACATGCACATGTCACACATGTAAAATGTAATCTAACATTtacttagtcctgtattagcagaccaatATAGACGTCTTCAGCACGCCCAAATCCCCCTAACCAGTTGGCAAAGAAAATCGCATTACCCCCACCCCAACTACTTCCGCGGCTATGGGAAGGGCGATATCGGCGGATGCGTGcgatttgagacacagcccatgcaaaaaaacagatatctgtaGCTAAAACGGACagatgttgatgtttttttttgtacaatGTTAATTCAATTGCAGGCTGTGGGTTGATATAATTACTCTAAATGTTATTGTCTTTAATCTTAGATTCATGTTGCAGTGACTTTAGAGTGTATAGTTTTGGACTTTCAACTTTGCAGTGAagtgtgttttctgtttttataaaGCTGATATTTACTATGGGTTGGGTTTGCACTGAAAGACACTGGACTGGAAATTAATAAAGTGCAACAGAGTGCAAATGTTTATAAAGTGTTTAATTGATTTTTAAAGGAAAAAAGACACAAACCATTAAGCAATATTTTTCCAGCATCAATACAATGTCCATGAAAATAAGCAGCcattgtttactgtacattttacaatACCTGATGGATGCAACAAAACAAGCGGTCAAGTTGAGTTTTCAGTGACCCTTTACTTTACAGTGAATTAGTTCTGAATTGAATATGAACTATTTGCTCTTAGATAGTCATTCATCATGCTCCCACAGAGGGAATGGGAAGATGTATTATGCCTACTGTAAAGGAGAGACATGCTGTAGTTCATGTCTTATGTAGGCTGACAGGCAGAAACAAATGCCCTCGTTCAGGGAAATATAACATTCTTGACTCTCAAAATGTGCATTACCCAAGTCAATATTCATCACTAAGAGTAACAAGCAAAACATATGTTAATTATGAAAGTAGTAAAGCTAATGGACATTTCTGAACATCCTGTCCTGTAAATTGTGATAAGAGATAAGAGTTAATGTCTGGTGTTCTCTGTCTTGGCTGAAGAGCTTGGCTTCTTCCAGTGTTACCAGGTAGAATGTCTTATTTTTTCAGCCAGGCCACACTGTCAGTTCTTCAAGAATTCTTGCTACTTTTTCATGGTTTATTTTGAGTGCTCTCTAGTGGCTGTAATAGTATGGTTAATCCCATTATTTGCCAAGGTAAATGTCCATGGTTAGTTTTAAAAACACTTTACATTGTACGTCTCCAATCAGCTTCATGGTTCTATGTCTCTCATtgtaaatacagtttttttttaagaGAGTTGGCTATTGCAGATATAGGCGTATGTCCTATTATGGACTGTTAAAGATTATTATCAAGGCAGGATTGCATTTGTAGCTTTAGAAATAATGTATTGATAACTCATACATCATGGTTTGTTCAAGTCAAATACTTTATATACCTTTAGAAGTATTCATATTACAGTAGGTCTATTATATACAACACATTCAGTATTATGTCAAGAAAGAGAATAACAGTAAACAGTTACTTATTCTGTGACTGAAAATGCTTTATATATCAAATGTAGTGTTACaaggcattttattttattattcagtTCCTTACATCCACACTCAATTTCACAGCCATTTTGTCTGTGGTTAAAGAGTAAAGACAATGTATTTTACATACCAATATTTTGAATGCATTAAATGAATGATGAACTGCCTATTCTTTGTGGCAGTTAAACTGTCCTTATACAACAACCCTCAGTAATGGTGCAGTATATGACATTtgtaacgttcgtcttcctcctcgtcttgaggaggagcaaggatcggaccaaaattgggcggctctggctgctcctgctcctgactgcgggcggctctggctgctcctgactggcggcggctctggctgctcctgacggcggcggctctggcggctcctgactggcggcggctctggcggctcctgactggcggacggctctggcggctcctgactgacgggcggctctagcggctcaggacagacgggcggctctgaaggctcaggacagacgggcggctttgaaggctcaggacagacgggcagctcagacggcgctggacagagggACAGCTCAGATGGCGTTGGCAGACGGCAGTGCAGNNNNNNNNNNNNNNNNNNNNNNNNNGTAGATGGGCATGGTACAGCATTGTGTAGATGGAACAGCAATTGTTAGAGGAACAGCCATTCGTAGATGGAACAGCATTGTTTAGATGGTCAACCAGCATCTTTAGATGGAACAGCATTGTCAGATGTACAGCATTGTTAGATGGAAAGCATTGTTAGATGGAACAGCAGTGTTAGATGGAACAGCATTGTTAGAATGGGAACAGCTATTGTTAAGGATGGAACAGCAGTTGTTAGATGTACAGCCATTGGTTAGATGGCCAACAGCACATTGTCTTTAGAGGTACACATTGTTAGATGGAACGGCATTGTTAGATCGAGTACAGCATTGTTAGATGGACAGACAGCCATTGTTTAGATGGCTACGCATTGTTAGATGGAACAGCATTGTAGATGGAACAGCATTGTTAGATGGTACATCATTGTTAGATGGAACAGCGACTTGTTTGATGGAAGCATTGTTAGATAGGAACACCATTGTTAGATGAAAGCGTGTAGAGTTGAACAGCATTGTTAGATGGAAAAAGCATTGTTAGATGGAACAGCATTGTTAGATGGGAACAGCATTGTTAGATGGAAACACGCATTGTTTAGATGGTAACATGCGATTGTTAGATGGTACCTCGTCTTAGAAGGTACATCATTGTTAGATGGAACAGCCATTGTTAGATGGAACCAAGCATTGTTAGATGGAACACCAATTGTTAGGATGTAACACATTGTAAAAATCGAACAGCATTGTTAAGATGGTACAATCAATTGTTTTCCCGAATTTTCATTGAGTAGGGTTGTCCCCATGCTTTTGGCATAATAAGCCTGTTATTTTTCTCAAGCTTTCTCTCTAAAGCTCACATTAATTTTTGCTTTCACCCTTAAGTTCCTTTCCTCCGTAAGCTCAATTTTTCATTTTCAGGTTTCCTTCTAAAGCTTCTCAGCTACCTCCTCTGAGTCTTAGTCTGTGCTCCTATTTCTTCTAACACTTTTGTGTGAATCTCGCTCTTCAATTACTCTCCACTCTTTAAACTCTAATCTATATATGAATCAATCTGGAACCACAATGACCGAGCATGTTCCGTCCCACCCAATTTTCTTCCTGTCGCCTCATGTCCTGCGTTCTGTTTGTTTTCTCTAGCATCTCTCATTCCTTGCTTTCATTTGTTTGACTTGATGACTTCTAATACTTAAAAATGTAACTGGTTATCCACATCATTAAATGTTCTGACTACTCTTGGTGTCCGTTCATTTAGCCTGTTCCAGCRAATACTACCTTACTGTTACTCTAATGAGGGATGTTATCTTCTTTCCAATGTTAATTGTAGCTCAGTAATATTTAAAATACAGTAATGAAAAGAACAGGAGTAACCTATCATGCGGCAGGAGGGTCATTCTTGATTTGTTGGTAATACATGCTGCCTCTTTACCTTGGCACcatgtaaaaacactttaaaatgacaaaagcattaaaaataaTACATCTTCAGTTATTTAATAAGAAAACATATGTACATCCTTTATACTGCAACACATATATTTGTATGCATTGTAGAAACTATGGGGGGCTAGAAAATGTG
Above is a genomic segment from Salvelinus sp. IW2-2015 unplaced genomic scaffold, ASM291031v2 Un_scaffold3156, whole genome shotgun sequence containing:
- the LOC112075439 gene encoding GTPase IMAP family member 4-like; this translates as MATSQCEKHDPSSSRNERRASMMSPLEFSELSIVLVGKTGAGKSASGNTILGRTEFKVDFAAESVTKQCDRSSETEMSIAVIDTPGLFDTQLPESSVRTQLVECIALSSPGPHVFLLVVALGRFTDEDHTPVARIRNIFGEAAVRHTMILFTHGDTLEKKKKSIEDFIQAAGEGLQQLVETCGNRHHVFNNENTDDREQVKQLMDKVTAMVKENEGSCYTNDMYQKVETAIQRREEELKRGYEK